A section of the Subtercola frigoramans genome encodes:
- a CDS encoding MMPL family transporter, which yields MADRTPVTPVRLGWVGRLGAASARRPWIAMTVWILLLGIALAAALGATGNQTLFQLLVTGAPAAEGESSRATAILEGGDPRDQLSLTVHGVSPTDAQAIRLSTGISSTLAGLPDITVVNPLVVPPLADGSANPAALPLLADDGNGFLLTATISGVDGHAPDKAVLSTVEAALNAGAIQYRAAFPGATAEVGGSPLLVESLTSISESDLARGETVALPIALIVMLVVFGGFIAAGIPLAGAVAAIGGALGVLFCFTFFTDINTSVVNVVTAVGLGLSIDYGLLIVSRFREESRKRRLVSRDERLAAVGLAVNSAGRTVTFSGTVFAIAALGLLLFDPPIVRAIGIGALAVTMIAVASALTLIPALIGLSGERLIRPGVLTRIPGVGPLLSRFGDVAPPEGFFSHLTRRVQRHPALITLATVVVLLVMGSPLLTLQLANTSVDAIPKSSTQYDFVQTVNGFFPQATSPRVLLVTETEADAANWAAQVKSLDRVAAVGVPTASGDAWSVRVAVDQPTDGVRVVHEIRDARPAFPAWVTGIDADTADLAGSLLSGAPRAALLIAVGTMVVLFLMTGSLIIPLKALVASALSLGASIGVLVWGFQQGNFAGLMGFNAADVHGVDALVLLLTFVFGFGLAMDYEMFILSRVTELVEAGVPAKEAIALGLQRSGRIITSAALIIIVVFAGFATGDLMLIKQLGVALAVAVLLDATLVRCLLVPAFMTWSYRFMWWAPRWLKPVHARFALRD from the coding sequence ATGGCAGATCGAACTCCCGTGACCCCGGTGCGACTCGGCTGGGTGGGCCGCCTGGGTGCGGCGTCGGCCCGCCGCCCGTGGATCGCGATGACCGTGTGGATCCTGCTGCTCGGTATCGCTCTGGCAGCGGCACTCGGTGCAACGGGGAACCAGACGCTCTTCCAGCTGCTGGTGACTGGTGCGCCCGCCGCCGAGGGGGAGAGCAGCCGGGCCACGGCGATCCTCGAGGGTGGAGACCCGCGTGACCAACTGAGTCTCACGGTGCATGGAGTGTCGCCCACCGATGCCCAGGCGATCCGCCTCTCGACGGGGATCTCCAGCACGCTCGCCGGGCTGCCCGACATAACAGTTGTCAACCCGCTTGTCGTTCCCCCACTCGCTGATGGGAGCGCGAATCCGGCGGCGTTGCCCCTGCTGGCCGACGACGGCAACGGATTCCTCCTTACGGCAACGATCTCCGGTGTCGACGGCCACGCTCCCGACAAAGCCGTCCTGAGCACTGTCGAGGCCGCGCTGAATGCCGGCGCGATCCAGTACCGCGCGGCGTTTCCGGGCGCGACCGCCGAGGTCGGCGGCTCGCCGCTGCTTGTCGAATCGCTCACGTCGATCTCTGAGAGCGATCTCGCACGAGGTGAGACGGTCGCTCTGCCCATCGCACTCATCGTCATGCTTGTCGTCTTCGGTGGATTCATCGCAGCAGGGATTCCTCTCGCAGGTGCGGTGGCAGCCATCGGCGGTGCGCTCGGAGTGCTCTTCTGCTTCACTTTCTTCACCGACATCAATACGAGCGTCGTGAATGTCGTCACTGCAGTGGGCCTGGGCCTCTCGATCGACTACGGATTGTTGATCGTGAGCCGCTTCCGTGAAGAGTCCCGGAAGCGCCGGCTGGTGTCGAGGGACGAGCGATTGGCTGCGGTCGGCCTCGCGGTGAATTCGGCCGGACGTACGGTCACCTTCTCAGGCACCGTCTTTGCAATTGCGGCTCTCGGCCTTCTGCTCTTCGATCCACCGATCGTGCGAGCGATCGGCATCGGCGCTCTGGCAGTCACCATGATCGCGGTCGCATCTGCGCTCACGCTCATCCCGGCGCTGATCGGATTGAGTGGCGAACGCCTCATTCGCCCGGGTGTGCTCACACGTATCCCCGGTGTCGGCCCACTGCTCAGCCGATTCGGTGACGTGGCGCCCCCTGAGGGGTTCTTCTCCCACCTGACCAGGCGTGTGCAACGCCATCCCGCGCTCATCACGCTGGCCACTGTGGTTGTGCTGCTGGTGATGGGCAGCCCCCTTCTGACGCTCCAGCTCGCGAACACGAGTGTCGATGCCATTCCGAAGTCGTCGACCCAGTACGACTTCGTGCAGACGGTGAACGGGTTCTTCCCGCAGGCGACGAGCCCGCGCGTGCTTCTCGTGACCGAGACCGAGGCCGACGCGGCCAACTGGGCCGCGCAGGTGAAATCCCTCGACCGCGTGGCGGCCGTCGGTGTGCCGACCGCCTCGGGTGACGCCTGGAGTGTCCGGGTTGCGGTCGACCAGCCCACCGACGGCGTCAGGGTCGTGCACGAGATCCGGGATGCCCGGCCGGCCTTCCCCGCCTGGGTCACCGGTATCGACGCCGACACCGCCGACCTGGCCGGGTCGCTGCTCAGTGGGGCACCGCGAGCAGCGCTGCTCATCGCGGTGGGAACGATGGTCGTGTTGTTTCTGATGACCGGTTCGCTGATCATCCCGCTGAAGGCACTCGTCGCCAGTGCGCTCTCACTCGGAGCCTCGATCGGAGTGCTGGTCTGGGGCTTCCAGCAGGGCAACTTCGCTGGTCTGATGGGCTTCAACGCCGCCGACGTGCACGGGGTGGATGCCCTTGTACTTCTGCTGACCTTCGTGTTCGGTTTTGGGCTGGCAATGGACTACGAGATGTTCATCCTCTCGCGGGTGACCGAGCTGGTCGAGGCTGGTGTTCCGGCAAAGGAGGCGATTGCGCTCGGACTGCAGCGCTCCGGTCGCATCATCACCTCAGCTGCGCTCATCATCATCGTGGTGTTCGCAGGCTTCGCGACCGGTGACCTGATGCTCATCAAACAACTCGGGGTGGCGCTCGCCGTCGCTGTTCTGCTCGACGCGACGCTGGTGCGCTGCCTGCTGGTGCCTGCATTCATGACGTGGTCGTATCGCTTCATGTGGTGGGCGCCGCGCTGGCTCAAGCCGGTGCACGCGAGGTTCGCGCTGCGCGACTGA
- a CDS encoding carbohydrate ABC transporter permease yields the protein MTVNLPAGHLERSAPTSGRRRMSFTSHTGAILALVAPFLILLTLFYLVPIGYALVQSFFKLERSSAFGSPREVFAGFEQYVHVLENAAFWGSLGRVGVLLVTMVPVMILLGLLFALLIDSTLVKGRRFFRLAFFAPYAVPGVIAAIMWGFFYAPTLSPLPGVAESLNLLDSRGIMIALANIIVWTVSGFNMLIMYSALQAVPQELYEAARMDGAGNVRIAVLVKVPLIMPSIIMTGVLSIIGTLQLFNEPTVLKTLSKAVGLDFTPNMLVFNTASIPNYNLAAATSVVLALLTAALSFVFLRITQKRAFE from the coding sequence ATGACGGTCAACCTTCCGGCGGGTCATCTCGAACGATCCGCGCCAACGTCAGGCCGGCGACGGATGTCATTCACGTCTCACACCGGCGCGATCCTCGCGCTCGTCGCCCCGTTCTTGATTCTGCTCACTCTGTTCTATCTCGTGCCGATCGGCTACGCCCTCGTGCAGTCGTTCTTCAAGCTCGAACGAAGTTCCGCGTTCGGATCGCCGCGCGAGGTCTTCGCCGGATTCGAGCAGTATGTTCACGTACTCGAGAACGCTGCGTTCTGGGGGAGTCTGGGTCGAGTCGGGGTGTTGCTGGTGACGATGGTACCCGTGATGATCCTGCTTGGCCTCCTGTTCGCTTTGCTCATCGATTCGACACTGGTAAAGGGACGACGTTTCTTTCGCCTGGCGTTCTTCGCCCCCTATGCAGTTCCCGGTGTGATCGCCGCCATCATGTGGGGCTTCTTCTACGCGCCGACGCTCTCGCCGTTGCCGGGAGTCGCGGAATCGCTCAATCTCCTCGACTCCCGAGGAATAATGATTGCCCTGGCGAACATTATCGTGTGGACGGTATCTGGCTTCAACATGCTGATCATGTATTCGGCGCTGCAAGCGGTTCCTCAGGAGCTGTATGAGGCCGCTCGCATGGATGGCGCCGGCAACGTGCGGATCGCAGTGCTCGTCAAGGTGCCACTGATCATGCCATCGATCATCATGACCGGGGTGCTGTCGATCATCGGGACCCTCCAGCTCTTCAACGAGCCGACGGTTCTCAAGACGCTGTCGAAGGCGGTAGGCCTGGACTTCACGCCAAACATGCTGGTCTTCAACACAGCTTCGATCCCGAACTACAACCTCGCTGCCGCCACCTCTGTAGTCCTGGCACTTCTCACGGCTGCGCTGTCGTTCGTCTTCCTCCGAATCACCCAGAAGAGAGCATTTGAATGA
- a CDS encoding carbohydrate ABC transporter permease, translating to MKSTTLGAPVEGRGRIAKDRPISVIAATGFMIAFAVYFLTPLWWLIVAASKTRADMVSTFGLWFSTDSFALFDNVAALFTENDGAFGRWMLNSFLYAGVGGAVGTLIAAMMGYALAKYQFRARNALFNIILAAILIPVTALALPLFLVFGAVSLTDTFWAVFLPSLVSPFGVYLGRIYAAAAVPDELLEASRLDGSGELRTFFSMSLRLMAPALVTIFLFQFTQIWNNFFLPLVMLQDDALYPLNLGLFSWNSQVYLAPDLRLLVIVGSLVAIIPVIIAFLLLQRYWRTGLAAGSIK from the coding sequence ATGAAATCCACCACGCTAGGCGCCCCCGTGGAGGGGCGAGGGCGCATCGCAAAGGATCGACCCATCAGTGTCATCGCAGCCACGGGCTTCATGATTGCGTTCGCCGTGTACTTCCTGACTCCCTTGTGGTGGCTGATCGTCGCAGCCTCGAAAACAAGGGCCGACATGGTCTCCACGTTCGGTCTGTGGTTTTCGACCGATAGCTTCGCTCTCTTCGACAACGTCGCGGCGCTATTCACGGAGAACGACGGTGCATTCGGACGGTGGATGCTCAACAGCTTCCTCTATGCCGGTGTCGGTGGGGCTGTGGGCACACTGATTGCCGCGATGATGGGATACGCATTGGCGAAATACCAATTCCGGGCTCGCAACGCGCTGTTCAACATCATCCTGGCCGCCATTCTCATCCCGGTGACCGCCCTTGCCCTGCCGTTGTTCCTGGTGTTCGGCGCCGTCAGCCTCACGGATACGTTCTGGGCGGTCTTCCTACCCAGCCTCGTCAGTCCTTTCGGCGTCTATCTCGGTAGGATCTATGCCGCAGCCGCTGTGCCTGACGAATTGCTCGAGGCATCTCGGCTCGACGGCTCGGGTGAACTGCGAACGTTCTTCAGCATGTCGCTTCGCCTCATGGCGCCAGCATTGGTGACGATCTTCCTGTTCCAGTTCACCCAGATCTGGAACAACTTCTTCCTGCCCCTGGTCATGCTTCAGGATGACGCGCTCTATCCGCTGAATCTCGGTCTCTTCAGTTGGAACTCGCAGGTGTATCTGGCGCCCGATCTGCGCCTCTTGGTGATAGTCGGATCACTTGTGGCTATCATTCCGGTGATCATCGCCTTCTTGCTTCTTCAGCGTTACTGGCGGACCGGGCTGGCTGCCGGAAGCATCAAGTGA
- a CDS encoding Gfo/Idh/MocA family protein: protein MTDRIGVGIVGAGPVVQAIHLPTLARLTNRFEVRVILDIDENVATDVADRVSARATTDFQDLLDDPSVEVVAICTPAFLHAEQVIAALESNKRAVFCEKPLARTLAEAARIADAVERTGVPLVVGAMHTFDPGWLAVGDVVEKLAATAHTVRSSIALPFNNRFEDWATEIVQRPPRPEGGTPDAEALASLMSLGVLELAIHDLPVVRRFLPDADEVTVSAAVGLEPFGYAITAVAGDRMIELFGLISAQWQPKWEFEAISDDTMLHIEFTPSFVQAGSAVATVTMGGVSTTYGSYGHNGYEGEWRAIGDIVEGNLGLMPDIADLIDDLTFAIRLAEGAADVVRSAALSAEASA from the coding sequence ATGACCGACCGTATCGGCGTCGGCATAGTCGGAGCCGGGCCCGTAGTGCAGGCGATCCACCTGCCGACATTGGCGAGATTGACCAACCGCTTCGAGGTGCGGGTGATCCTCGACATCGATGAGAACGTCGCAACGGACGTCGCAGATCGAGTGTCGGCTCGAGCTACGACGGACTTCCAGGATCTGCTCGATGACCCCTCTGTGGAAGTCGTCGCCATCTGCACACCGGCATTCCTGCACGCTGAACAAGTGATAGCTGCATTGGAGTCAAACAAACGTGCCGTCTTCTGTGAGAAGCCGCTCGCACGTACACTTGCCGAGGCCGCGCGCATCGCAGACGCTGTCGAACGCACCGGGGTCCCTCTGGTCGTCGGTGCCATGCATACGTTCGACCCGGGCTGGCTCGCCGTAGGTGACGTGGTCGAGAAACTGGCCGCGACTGCGCATACCGTGCGCTCGAGCATCGCTCTGCCGTTCAACAACCGTTTCGAGGATTGGGCGACCGAAATCGTTCAAAGGCCTCCTCGACCAGAGGGCGGCACTCCCGACGCAGAGGCGCTCGCCTCGCTGATGTCGCTGGGTGTGCTCGAGCTCGCCATTCACGATCTTCCTGTGGTGCGGCGCTTTCTGCCCGATGCCGACGAAGTAACAGTGTCGGCCGCCGTGGGGCTCGAACCATTCGGCTATGCGATAACAGCAGTGGCAGGCGATCGGATGATCGAACTTTTCGGTCTCATCAGCGCCCAATGGCAGCCGAAATGGGAGTTCGAAGCCATCAGCGACGACACGATGCTGCATATCGAGTTCACTCCGTCGTTCGTGCAGGCCGGATCTGCTGTCGCGACTGTCACGATGGGCGGAGTGAGCACCACCTACGGCAGTTATGGACACAATGGGTACGAAGGCGAGTGGCGAGCCATCGGCGATATCGTAGAGGGGAACCTCGGCTTGATGCCCGACATCGCCGACTTGATCGACGACCTCACGTTTGCGATCAGGCTCGCGGAGGGAGCGGCCGACGTTGTCCGCTCGGCAGCACTTTCGGCGGAGGCCTCCGCATGA
- a CDS encoding sugar phosphate isomerase/epimerase family protein, which produces MGAIAISSFSLFTQLGPLHFETRGDDGVVRPSAMDLPSRIDLEQFIALVPQETGLTAVELCQVQFGETTPQRLERLKAAFATAGVRLLTVPIDVGDISTPDAAHRDEDVLRIIDWLDIAQSLGARFARVRIGSPIEGADTEGSGLVRALGTLADEAARRHLELLVENHGGLSSDPGFLLSLQKQIGEDRMGILLDLGNFEPVSTVSIGRITGNPVDESGLDVEHIYKKIEMLAPHARLVHAKAIDAGADGEPLLDLDRSLAIVAQAGYDGDISIEWEGLLGDPWEQVRRVVERIRRAFPAMADVKAS; this is translated from the coding sequence ATGGGCGCCATCGCCATTTCGAGCTTTAGTCTGTTCACGCAACTCGGGCCGCTCCATTTCGAGACTCGAGGCGACGATGGTGTGGTGCGCCCGAGTGCCATGGATCTGCCGAGCAGAATCGATCTCGAGCAGTTCATCGCTCTCGTTCCGCAGGAGACGGGACTTACTGCTGTTGAGTTGTGCCAGGTGCAGTTCGGAGAAACCACTCCGCAGAGACTGGAACGCCTCAAGGCGGCGTTTGCGACTGCTGGTGTCCGTTTGCTCACCGTGCCGATCGATGTGGGCGACATCTCGACGCCCGATGCGGCCCATCGGGACGAGGACGTCCTTCGCATCATCGACTGGCTTGACATTGCCCAGAGCCTCGGCGCACGATTCGCGCGGGTCCGCATCGGATCGCCGATCGAGGGTGCTGATACCGAGGGATCGGGACTCGTCCGGGCGCTCGGAACGCTGGCCGACGAGGCGGCGCGTCGTCATCTTGAGCTTCTCGTCGAGAATCACGGTGGGCTGAGTTCGGATCCGGGATTTCTCCTGAGCCTGCAGAAGCAGATCGGCGAGGATCGCATGGGCATCTTGCTCGACCTCGGCAATTTCGAACCGGTCAGCACTGTCTCGATCGGCCGTATCACGGGAAATCCGGTTGATGAGAGCGGTCTCGATGTCGAGCACATCTACAAGAAGATCGAAATGCTCGCGCCACATGCCCGGCTTGTGCACGCCAAGGCGATAGACGCCGGCGCCGACGGTGAGCCGCTCCTCGATCTCGATCGCTCATTGGCGATCGTTGCCCAAGCTGGCTATGACGGTGACATCAGCATCGAGTGGGAGGGCCTGCTCGGCGATCCGTGGGAGCAAGTGCGACGGGTGGTCGAGCGTATTCGCAGGGCGTTTCCAGCGATGGCCGACGTCAAAGCGTCTTGA
- a CDS encoding 3-keto-disaccharide hydrolase, whose product MTLTEFDDEGFRPLFDGSTLAGWHTAPRIYGDLYPGGPAVLDMLAAQGARRPVEPEKHPAVWTVEDGAIVGRQDAPGSGYGGYLVSDESYGDFELVVEAKPDWPADTGVMIRRRRNTWEGFQVLVDHRESGGIGGFFGNGLASFSAVPFAVRGRRDASGEILGLEADDPSTSLEPVTPEKIARLRYAADVNDFLRVWKWADWNEIRIRAIGALPVITTWVNGLKIAEVDTATLDSPDYDAARVLDALGDRGHIALEVHDSDLGIGGERWGHGAACRWRNIRIKTL is encoded by the coding sequence ATGACGCTCACAGAATTCGATGACGAGGGCTTCCGCCCACTGTTCGATGGCAGCACTCTCGCGGGGTGGCACACCGCGCCCCGGATCTATGGGGATCTCTACCCCGGTGGCCCTGCCGTTCTCGACATGCTCGCCGCCCAAGGGGCTCGCCGCCCTGTCGAACCCGAGAAGCACCCCGCCGTTTGGACCGTCGAGGACGGTGCGATCGTCGGGCGTCAGGATGCGCCCGGCAGCGGCTATGGGGGCTACCTGGTCAGCGACGAGAGTTATGGCGATTTCGAACTTGTAGTTGAAGCCAAGCCGGATTGGCCGGCCGACACCGGGGTCATGATCCGTAGACGGCGCAACACTTGGGAGGGGTTCCAAGTCCTTGTCGACCACCGGGAATCGGGCGGAATCGGGGGGTTCTTCGGCAACGGGCTTGCAAGTTTCTCCGCGGTACCGTTCGCCGTGCGTGGTCGCCGCGATGCCTCGGGCGAGATCCTGGGCCTTGAGGCCGATGATCCGTCCACAAGCCTTGAACCGGTCACTCCGGAGAAGATCGCGCGGCTCCGTTATGCCGCCGATGTCAATGATTTCCTTCGCGTGTGGAAGTGGGCGGACTGGAACGAGATCCGGATCCGAGCGATCGGAGCCCTACCCGTGATCACCACCTGGGTGAATGGCCTCAAGATCGCCGAGGTCGACACCGCGACACTGGACTCACCGGACTACGACGCAGCTCGGGTGCTCGACGCCCTCGGTGACCGCGGTCACATAGCGCTCGAAGTGCACGACAGCGACTTGGGTATCGGCGGCGAGCGCTGGGGTCACGGCGCCGCCTGCCGTTGGCGCAACATCCGCATCAAGACGCTTTGA
- a CDS encoding Gfo/Idh/MocA family protein has product MTAGKLRVVIAGTGMIAELHRRAAVLSGAVVIGVLGSRPERSHEVAERWGVEHAFGDLVEVIAARPDVVHICTPNSFHFAYALELLDAGIHVVCEKPLGLTAAESMEMDAKAAACGLVATVPFVYRFHPMVREIRERRLAGELGEIALIHGSYLQDWMLAPNVGSWRVDPIAGGASRAFADIGSHWCDLVEWVSGERFSAVSSAVSILYPERPSESATAFTGGGSGELGVVTTEDIALAQFRTESGVLASVTVSQVSAGRKNRLWFELDGTRQSAVFDQENPESAWMGAQIQSSTIVRDPSVNRPEARRLSSLPAGHPQGYAHCFEAFVDDTYAAVRGDVRDGLPTFADGARAARIVEAVLGSARDAAWKVIA; this is encoded by the coding sequence GTGACGGCGGGTAAACTCAGGGTAGTCATTGCCGGGACCGGCATGATCGCCGAACTTCATCGTCGGGCCGCCGTGCTTTCGGGCGCAGTCGTTATCGGTGTGCTCGGGTCCCGACCAGAGCGTTCACACGAGGTTGCGGAACGCTGGGGCGTGGAACACGCGTTCGGTGATCTCGTCGAGGTGATTGCAGCACGCCCAGACGTGGTGCACATCTGCACGCCGAATAGCTTTCATTTTGCGTATGCGCTCGAACTTCTGGATGCCGGTATCCATGTCGTATGTGAGAAACCGCTCGGGTTGACGGCCGCCGAGTCCATGGAGATGGACGCGAAGGCAGCGGCGTGCGGACTCGTCGCAACCGTTCCGTTCGTGTACCGCTTCCACCCTATGGTTCGCGAAATCCGCGAGCGCCGCCTCGCCGGGGAGTTAGGCGAAATCGCGCTCATCCACGGCAGTTACCTGCAGGATTGGATGCTCGCCCCTAACGTCGGGAGCTGGCGGGTGGATCCGATCGCAGGCGGGGCGTCCCGCGCGTTCGCAGACATCGGATCCCACTGGTGTGACCTCGTGGAATGGGTGAGTGGCGAACGCTTCTCCGCGGTCTCCTCAGCGGTGTCGATCCTTTACCCTGAACGACCGTCTGAATCGGCCACAGCGTTCACTGGCGGAGGGTCGGGCGAGTTGGGAGTGGTCACCACCGAAGACATAGCGCTAGCTCAATTCCGCACGGAATCCGGCGTGCTTGCCTCTGTCACCGTCTCGCAGGTTTCCGCCGGCCGGAAGAATCGGCTGTGGTTCGAACTTGACGGCACCCGGCAGAGTGCCGTCTTCGACCAAGAGAATCCCGAGTCGGCGTGGATGGGCGCTCAAATTCAGTCCTCAACAATCGTCCGGGATCCCTCAGTGAACCGTCCCGAAGCAAGGCGCCTTTCGAGTCTTCCTGCCGGGCATCCCCAGGGCTACGCACATTGTTTCGAAGCGTTCGTCGACGATACCTACGCCGCCGTACGCGGGGACGTGCGTGACGGGCTGCCTACCTTCGCCGATGGAGCCCGTGCTGCCCGCATTGTCGAGGCGGTACTAGGGTCTGCACGAGATGCCGCGTGGAAGGTCATCGCATGA
- a CDS encoding TetR/AcrR family transcriptional regulator — MVTRGTYSKGAARRQEILRTAMEVIARKGYNGTTLRAIGRALGIEPAHIIYYFGTREDLLREVVEQWSQDNRDLAKSTTDALDQYATAIRQNLTIRGIVQLYIAFAAEAVDPDHPAHDYFRERFATTSKMLSDAVREGQRQGLIKSELDPDRTARWLVALADGLQLQSLIDPRIDAPADLEGAIDGLFVSGTQSPLRQPPAHSNS, encoded by the coding sequence ATGGTCACACGCGGCACCTACTCGAAGGGTGCCGCTCGCCGTCAGGAGATCTTGAGGACGGCGATGGAGGTTATCGCCCGGAAGGGATACAACGGCACTACACTCCGGGCGATCGGTCGTGCATTGGGCATCGAACCGGCCCACATCATCTACTACTTCGGAACACGAGAGGATCTGTTGCGAGAGGTAGTAGAACAGTGGAGCCAAGACAATCGAGACTTGGCGAAGAGCACGACTGACGCTCTCGACCAGTATGCGACGGCTATTCGCCAAAACCTCACGATACGCGGCATCGTTCAGTTGTATATCGCCTTCGCGGCCGAGGCGGTCGACCCAGATCATCCTGCCCACGACTACTTCAGGGAACGGTTCGCAACGACGTCGAAGATGCTCTCCGACGCAGTGCGGGAAGGCCAACGCCAGGGACTGATCAAGTCCGAGCTGGATCCAGATCGCACCGCTCGATGGCTGGTCGCTCTAGCAGATGGCCTGCAGCTTCAGTCTCTGATCGATCCGCGAATCGATGCTCCAGCCGATCTCGAAGGGGCAATCGACGGGCTGTTCGTTTCGGGTACGCAGAGCCCGCTACGTCAACCGCCGGCCCACTCGAACTCTTGA
- a CDS encoding sugar phosphate isomerase/epimerase family protein — protein MSCDKFCLQPRRLQIWRQPTMARTQNLGINPLPWILVDMSYNLDRDVLTRAMKELGGIGFDHITVEIPDGLTPRQYGALLSDNGFSPAPGYFSGRWSDHDSHAGLVEALKVHAAAHAELGLDRAFIAHDLVPERIARPAVGVAADPFRLAVIADGLALAAEAGVAEGVRYALHPHVGSWIETEEETRSVLDTTAGSDLFFGPDTGHLYWAGADPAALMRSYSDRIIAVHLKDVNMSARDTAIAKGDEYRAATVVRHVWTEPGQGAIDFEEVFKSLPAAFDGWFVIEVDVPDAASAVESSAISLAFVNQHPYFAPVTA, from the coding sequence TTGAGTTGTGATAAATTTTGTCTGCAGCCACGACGGCTGCAGATTTGGAGACAGCCAACGATGGCGAGAACTCAGAACCTTGGCATTAATCCACTTCCCTGGATTCTGGTGGACATGTCCTACAATCTCGATCGCGATGTTCTCACGCGGGCGATGAAGGAGCTTGGCGGCATCGGATTCGACCACATCACGGTTGAGATTCCAGATGGATTGACGCCGCGACAATATGGTGCCTTGCTCAGCGACAACGGGTTCAGCCCTGCGCCCGGCTACTTTTCTGGCCGCTGGTCTGACCACGACTCTCACGCCGGGCTTGTCGAAGCACTCAAGGTGCATGCGGCAGCGCACGCAGAACTCGGCCTCGACCGTGCCTTCATCGCGCACGACCTCGTACCGGAGCGGATCGCAAGACCGGCCGTCGGTGTGGCAGCGGATCCCTTCCGTTTGGCGGTCATCGCGGATGGTCTGGCGCTTGCGGCCGAGGCGGGCGTCGCAGAAGGTGTGCGGTACGCACTCCATCCACACGTCGGTTCGTGGATCGAGACCGAGGAGGAGACCCGTTCAGTACTCGATACAACTGCCGGGTCCGACCTCTTCTTCGGCCCCGACACCGGGCATCTCTATTGGGCCGGCGCCGACCCTGCAGCTCTCATGCGCTCGTACTCGGACCGTATCATCGCTGTGCATCTCAAAGACGTCAATATGTCGGCTCGCGATACTGCGATCGCGAAGGGCGACGAATATCGAGCGGCGACGGTGGTCCGCCACGTCTGGACCGAACCCGGGCAGGGCGCGATCGATTTCGAGGAGGTGTTCAAGAGCCTTCCCGCCGCTTTCGACGGCTGGTTCGTGATCGAGGTTGATGTGCCTGATGCGGCTTCGGCTGTTGAAAGCTCCGCCATCTCCCTGGCTTTCGTCAACCAGCATCCCTATTTTGCGCCGGTGACGGCATGA